Genomic window (Drosophila willistoni isolate 14030-0811.24 chromosome 2L unlocalized genomic scaffold, UCI_dwil_1.1 Seg196, whole genome shotgun sequence):
ttgttgttgttgatgatgatgatgaaaagTGCCGCCGCATGCTGCTTCTATGCCTTCTGCTgcctgctgttgttgctatttttgGTAGGTaaaaaggaggaaaaaaaaaacaacaacaacaaccgtcTATCACTATGCACCTTGGCATCACATAGACAGCTGGCCCGAGCATACGCCAAGACTCTGTCAGTTGCGGGCGACTGACTGCATTTTGTATTTATGAAATTTggaaatgtgtgtgtgcacgCAATTGTGTGTGCTTGAGAGTTAGTGTGGCCTGAGTGTGAATTAGAGCAGAAATCTCCAGGGGCTTAAGCCAAAGCAAGAGCATGTGCAACAGCATCGTCATTATCATCATtctcttcatcatcatcactaTCTATAGAAGTAACATTTGCGGTTAGCTCTGTTCTCATTCGAATGGCAAATTCATGAAATGtcacaaagaagaaaaaaaaaactttaagtaAAGATTATAGAAAAACACATATTAGAATTTCCAATTgccaaaattttaattgcttaAATTTGTCTGGGGTTTGTCTGTACTTTTCGTTCTTGGCACTAGACCAGaacaaatttatgtatatgcttggtttaaattgaattgaatagAATAGCATTCTATATAGCATAAAGTTCCAGTCTCCATTGCTGTCTTCTAACTAACGGCAATTGCAATTAAATGCGGCTAATTTCAATTGGTTTTCAAGCAAGTCCAAAGTTTGCTTTGCAATTgcgaaaataaaatgttagtATAAATTAAGCAAGTGGCAATCTttacgaaaacaaaaaaaaaatacaagaaaaaaaacattaaaaaaaaggttgtTAACTTTTTCGTCTCGCTCCGTTGACCTGGCGCTTGTCTACCTTATGTGGCTGGCTGGGTGAAGGCAAAGtgtaaaaaaatacaatatattGTTTAGTTAGATTGTTAACTTGATTATATTGCTCTACACCTACCCCTCTCCCGctctctctgtcactctctttctctatatgTAACACTAAACTTCAAGAGACAAGTGcgtaaatttgaaaaaaattgtcattgcatttataattttccgcaaaatttaaaacaaaataaagaaggaaaaaagtgaaaatgcttgaaaaaCGCTTTCTATCTATCTTTTCCTCTGTCACTTTTCCGTCAACTGGAAAAAAGTCGGAGGAATGGTGGTTGAACGGCATCAGGGGGGCACTAAATACTTTGTGTGGCTTCCTCTTCATATTTTTTAGGTCTTTTACAACAATTGTTATGATTGTTGtggttttatttccatttatCGAGCTGTTCAACAACCTTTTTTTTACGATGGTTTTAAGCCAAACACACAtcacatttgttagttttcataactaaaaatattatttgtgCGCTCTGGTTTAGTAGATTTACAACATATTTAAGAGAGAAAGTCTAAGTTTATTTACGCAAATTCGAGTGGCAAGTACAAGCGTATGTGTGTAAAAGTGTTTCATAATGCCAAACAGGCCTTAAAAGCCATAAAATGTGTCACAATGCTCCCAAATGTACACTATAAAATTTAAGTTTcgtgttttttgaatatttttcatatgCCTATATAAGCATTAatgtcaaaataaataaatttaatctaTTATCGTTATAATATTGTcttaaagatttaaaaaaattaaaataaagctaaaattttcctaaaagtatgcaataaataGCTAAAAATACTTAATTTTATGTGTTTGAAATCTTAGAATTATGCAAATAGTGAACCAAGAGGACGGCAACCTCAAAAAGCCGTTAGTATATACTTAATTATATAGTATATGCTGACATTAAGATCCGTgttgtatatttaaatatacctTTTAGCTAAACACATTCTAAATTTGCTTTCGTTGATGCCTCTTAAATTTTTGCTTAGATTTGCATTTGACATAgatgaaatacaaaaataaatagattAAACCATAGATGGTCATAAAACTGGCGCCTAAAAATAAACCGATTGCCCCACCAAATGACATGATCAATTGATCAGCACTAAACACCACACGACGTTTCATGCCCATTTTGGGTAACTCCAGCTTAAGTATGACAGTACGCTCAAATTGCTCACCCACATATTTCTGACCACCctgaaaaaagaaagaaaacaaagaatAATACATCTGAAGAGAGATAAAAAGTCTTTAGAGAATCTCACTCCGCTCTGTTCGAATTCCTCGACAATATTGTAAGTGGTCTGCCGGCATAATGGAAAACATTGGCAAGGTTTTTCCAGCCATTTCTTTTCATGCAAGCACAGCATGCCAGTGACATTGCAAACAGGTGCCTCCTGTGGTAGGGTATAGAAAAAGGGACGACAATGGCACAGTTTTAGGGCCCAATTTATACGGCACTCTAAACGACAGAGACTTGGATGATAGGGCTGCATCATAGAGGttccaaattaaattcaattcttttaaaagaaaaacttttttaactCACATTAAAATACTGAAGGTTATTTTCGTCGTGATAGCGACACTTGCGATAGGCTACCGGCAAGTTGCGTACTTCATTTTCAGCCGATATCGATGTGAGtaataatttcaatatatatgAACTAACATCGCCAGCATTAAAGGTCACCGTCTGACGATCATTGGGCAAGGCCACTTCATTTACATCGTGTATGTACTGCAGATCGAAAGAAAGTGTTTTAAAAGacattatttatatatatgtaacatAAATTCTTACCAGATATAATTCGGTTTGTATACTATTGAATGGTATATGCTTCAATTGACATTCATTAAAGAAGCCGCAATGACGCATGGGTGTTACATTCAAAGTTTGCCTTAGTGTGGGgaaataattcatttaaaaataagtagtcatatttaatttattaaattaatatttgttttaaagaaTATTCAACT
Coding sequences:
- the LOC6640362 gene encoding sodium channel protein Nach — encoded protein: MEHQSKKSNEENTTVDWWSEFAKESAVHGMPYLARKDFHWIERIFWLAMIIAAAYYAISSCYSQWERYRDNPIVYEYEYLYALKNFTFIGVTFCTHYESEDQVSEVIKDTWSLDVNDSESLKVAYYRQFLYTLNRLRYTNLETLKDYKNDESLNNLSYVNILLKLQHNVLPLNEIAPTITAPIITEMGLCQTTGQLNRYSNPFGKVQTLNVTPMRHCGFFNECQLKHIPFNSIQTELYLYIHDVNEVALPNDRQTVTFNAGDVSSYILKLLLTSISAENEVRNLPVAYRKCRYHDENNLQYFNPYHPSLCRLECRINWALKLCHCRPFFYTLPQEAPVCNVTGMLCLHEKKWLEKPCQCFPLCRQTTYNIVEEFEQSGGGQKYVGEQFERTVILKLELPKMGMKRRVVFSADQLIMSFGGAIGLFLGASFMTIYGLIYLFLYFIYVKCKSKQKFKRHQRKQI